In Streptococcus respiraculi, one DNA window encodes the following:
- the nrdH gene encoding glutaredoxin-like protein NrdH gives MITVYSKNDCVQCKMTKRFLDQHQVPFKEINLDEQPEFIEHVKSLGFSAAPVIETETENFSGFQPGKLKNLVSA, from the coding sequence ATGATTACTGTTTATTCAAAAAATGATTGCGTGCAATGCAAGATGACCAAACGCTTCTTGGACCAACACCAAGTTCCATTTAAGGAAATCAACCTTGATGAACAGCCTGAGTTTATCGAGCATGTCAAAAGTCTTGGATTTTCCGCAGCGCCAGTCATCGAGACAGAAACGGAAAACTTCTCTGGTTTCCAACCTGGAAAATTAAAGAATCTTGTCTCAGCCTAG
- a CDS encoding phosphocarrier protein HPr, with amino-acid sequence MASKDFHIVAETGIHARPATLLVQTASKFASDITLNYKDKSVNLKSIMGVMSLGVGQGADVTITAEGADADDAIAAITETMDKEGLA; translated from the coding sequence ATGGCTTCAAAAGATTTCCACATTGTGGCAGAAACAGGTATTCACGCACGTCCAGCAACATTGCTTGTGCAAACAGCTAGCAAATTTGCTTCAGATATCACATTGAACTACAAAGACAAATCAGTAAACCTTAAATCAATCATGGGTGTTATGAGCCTTGGTGTTGGTCAAGGTGCTGATGTAACCATTACTGCTGAAGGTGCTGATGCTGACGATGCAATCGCAGCTATCACTGAAACAATGGACAAGGAAGGTTTGGCATAA
- the ptsP gene encoding phosphoenolpyruvate--protein phosphotransferase has protein sequence MTEMLKGIAASDGVAVAKAYLLVQPDLSFETVTVTDTDAEEARLDAALEASQNELSVIRENAVASLGEEAAAVFDAHLMVLADPEMVGQIKETIRAKKVNAESGLTEVTDMFIAIFEGMEDNPYMQERAADIRDVTKRVLAHLLGVRLPNPAAISEESIVIAHDLTPSDTAQLDKNFVKAFVTNIGGRTSHSAIMARTLEIAAVLGTNNITEVVKDGDVLAVNGITGEVIISPSEEEIAAFKAAGEAYAKQKAEWALLKDAQTVTADGKHFELAANIGTPKDVEGVNDNGAEAVGLYRTEFLYMDSQDFPTEDEQYEAYKAVLEGMNGKPVVVRTMDIGGDKELPYFDLPHEMNPFLGFRALRISISETGNQMFRTQLRALLRSSVHGQLRIMFPMVALITEFRAAKAIYEEEKAKLLAEGVAVADNIQVGIMIEIPAAAMLADQFAKEVDFFSIGTNDLIQYTMAADRMNEQVSYLYQPYNPSILRLINNVIKAAHAEGKWAGMCGEMAGDQQAVPLLVGMGLDEFSMSATSVLRTRSLMKQLDTAKMQEYANRALTECATAEEVLELQKEYVNF, from the coding sequence ATGACAGAAATGCTTAAAGGAATTGCAGCATCTGATGGTGTTGCGGTTGCGAAGGCATACCTACTCGTTCAACCAGATTTGTCATTTGAAACTGTTACAGTTACAGATACAGATGCAGAAGAAGCTCGTTTGGATGCTGCTTTAGAAGCGTCACAAAACGAGCTTTCTGTTATTAGAGAGAACGCAGTAGCTAGCCTTGGTGAAGAAGCGGCAGCCGTTTTTGATGCCCATTTGATGGTTCTTGCTGACCCAGAAATGGTCGGTCAAATTAAAGAAACAATTCGTGCGAAAAAAGTAAATGCTGAAAGTGGATTGACAGAAGTTACAGACATGTTCATCGCCATTTTTGAAGGCATGGAAGACAATCCATACATGCAAGAGCGTGCAGCAGATATTCGCGATGTGACTAAGCGTGTCTTGGCACATTTGCTGGGTGTTCGTTTGCCAAATCCTGCAGCGATTTCAGAAGAGTCTATCGTGATTGCTCATGACTTGACACCTTCTGATACAGCACAATTAGATAAAAACTTTGTAAAAGCTTTTGTTACCAATATTGGTGGTCGTACAAGTCACTCAGCTATCATGGCTCGTACCCTTGAAATTGCGGCTGTTCTTGGTACAAACAACATTACTGAAGTTGTTAAAGACGGTGATGTTCTTGCGGTAAATGGTATCACTGGTGAAGTGATTATCAGTCCGTCAGAAGAAGAAATTGCAGCATTTAAAGCAGCTGGTGAAGCTTATGCGAAGCAAAAAGCAGAATGGGCTCTTTTGAAGGATGCACAAACAGTAACAGCTGACGGGAAGCATTTTGAGCTTGCTGCCAATATCGGTACACCAAAAGACGTTGAAGGTGTGAATGACAACGGTGCAGAAGCAGTCGGTCTTTACCGTACCGAGTTCCTTTACATGGATTCACAAGACTTCCCAACAGAAGATGAGCAGTATGAAGCATACAAGGCTGTTCTTGAGGGAATGAACGGTAAGCCAGTTGTCGTTCGTACAATGGATATCGGTGGAGACAAGGAGCTTCCTTACTTCGATCTTCCGCATGAAATGAATCCATTCCTTGGTTTCCGTGCCCTTCGTATCTCGATTTCTGAAACTGGAAATCAAATGTTCCGTACGCAATTGCGTGCCCTTCTTCGTTCCTCTGTTCACGGTCAATTGCGAATCATGTTCCCAATGGTAGCCTTGATTACAGAATTCCGTGCAGCAAAAGCAATCTATGAAGAAGAAAAAGCGAAATTGCTTGCAGAAGGTGTTGCAGTTGCAGATAATATCCAAGTGGGGATCATGATTGAGATTCCAGCAGCAGCAATGCTTGCGGATCAATTTGCAAAAGAAGTTGACTTCTTCTCAATCGGTACAAATGACTTAATCCAGTACACGATGGCTGCTGACCGTATGAACGAGCAAGTTTCATACTTGTATCAACCATACAACCCATCAATCCTTCGTTTGATTAACAATGTAATCAAAGCAGCACATGCTGAAGGCAAATGGGCTGGTATGTGTGGAGAAATGGCAGGAGATCAACAAGCAGTACCACTTTTAGTGGGTATGGGCTTGGATGAGTTCTCAATGAGTGCCACTTCTGTCCTTCGTACACGTAGCTTGATGAAACAATTGGACACTGCGAAAATGCAAGAATATGCAAACCGTGCATTGACAGAATGCGCAACAGCAGAAGAAGTTCTTGAATTACAAAAAGAATACGTGAATTTCTAA
- a CDS encoding DUF1846 domain-containing protein, whose product MKKIAFDSTKYLQLQRDHILERIQQFDGKLYMEFGGKMLEDFHAARVLPGYEPDNKIKLLQELKEQVEIVIAINASNIEHSKARGDLGISYDQEVLRLIDTFNDLGIYVGSVVITQYTNQPAADAFRHQLEKNGIKSYLHYPIKGYPSDIDYIISSEGMGKNDYIETSRNLIVVTAPGPGSGKLATCISQLYHDQLHGIKAGYAKFETFPVWNLPLHHPVNLAYEAATADLDDLNMIDPFHLQTYGKTAINYNRDIEVFPVLNRTFERILNKSPYASPTDMGVNMVGYSIIDEEAAIAASKEEIIRRYYQTLVDFKAERVPESAVKKIELLMNEVGVSASDRKVTIAAREKAEVTGQPALAIELPNGEIVTGKTSDLFGPSAAVIINAIKNLAKIDKKTHLIEPEYVKPIQNLKINHLGNRNPRLHSSELLIALAITAMNKPEADLAMKQLGNLKGSECHSTVTLPEEDRNVLRKLGVNVTFDPNYQHNKFYHKS is encoded by the coding sequence GTGAAAAAAATTGCTTTTGATTCAACGAAATATCTACAATTGCAGCGTGACCATATTTTAGAACGCATCCAGCAATTTGACGGAAAATTGTATATGGAATTTGGTGGAAAAATGCTAGAAGATTTCCATGCAGCCCGTGTTCTCCCTGGTTACGAGCCTGACAACAAAATCAAGCTCCTCCAAGAATTGAAGGAGCAAGTCGAGATTGTCATTGCTATTAACGCCAGCAACATCGAGCATTCCAAAGCTCGTGGTGATTTAGGTATCTCCTACGACCAGGAAGTCTTGCGCTTGATTGATACCTTTAATGACTTGGGCATCTATGTCGGCTCTGTCGTCATCACCCAGTACACCAATCAACCAGCGGCTGACGCTTTTCGGCATCAGTTGGAAAAAAACGGTATCAAGTCCTATCTTCATTATCCTATCAAGGGCTATCCATCTGATATTGACTACATTATTTCGTCCGAAGGCATGGGGAAAAATGACTATATCGAAACCAGTCGCAATCTAATTGTCGTGACCGCACCTGGCCCTGGTTCTGGAAAGCTCGCAACTTGTATCTCGCAACTCTACCATGACCAATTGCACGGTATCAAGGCAGGATATGCCAAGTTTGAAACCTTCCCTGTCTGGAATTTACCGCTTCATCACCCTGTCAATCTTGCCTATGAAGCAGCAACTGCTGACCTAGACGACCTCAATATGATTGACCCTTTCCACTTGCAAACCTATGGCAAAACGGCGATCAACTACAACCGTGACATCGAAGTCTTTCCGGTTCTTAATCGAACCTTTGAGCGTATCTTGAATAAGTCTCCATATGCATCACCAACGGACATGGGGGTCAACATGGTGGGCTACTCGATTATTGATGAAGAGGCAGCCATTGCCGCTTCAAAAGAAGAAATTATCCGCCGTTACTACCAAACCTTGGTTGATTTCAAGGCCGAGCGCGTGCCAGAATCAGCTGTGAAAAAGATTGAACTCTTGATGAATGAAGTAGGCGTTTCAGCAAGCGACCGCAAGGTGACTATTGCCGCGCGTGAAAAAGCAGAAGTAACAGGCCAACCAGCGCTCGCCATTGAACTACCAAATGGCGAGATTGTCACAGGGAAAACCTCTGACCTCTTTGGACCTTCAGCTGCTGTCATCATCAATGCCATAAAAAACCTAGCCAAGATTGACAAGAAAACCCACTTGATTGAGCCTGAATATGTCAAACCGATTCAGAACCTCAAAATCAATCACCTCGGTAACCGCAATCCACGGCTCCACTCAAGCGAGCTACTGATTGCCCTTGCCATCACTGCTATGAACAAGCCAGAAGCAGACCTTGCTATGAAACAATTGGGGAATTTGAAAGGTAGCGAATGCCATTCAACCGTGACCCTACCGGAAGAAGACCGCAACGTCCTGCGCAAACTCGGTGTCAATGTCACCTTTGACCCTAACTATCAACACAATAAGTTTTATCATAAGTCGTAA
- a CDS encoding MFS transporter has protein sequence MKKMLKNRLFMLSFVADMVSNFGDVLYYLALMNYILVFPDTKLAVSIITLSETLPIVVGLFIGMWADQTKNKLDTIVGTLVIRVLLYGLVGFVMGFSPALWIVAIVCVINLLSDIAGQYESYLFMPVSLRVIPNEDREAAAAFRQGIGSILQIVFQSSGAVLIGVMTYQQLAFFNAGTFLLSLFITLCIRPALKKLLAAHPLQQEEKEDKNGHFWVDMKDSLVASYRAVQEIRILKMVILVITALNALFVALTPLIVLLIKETPSFVIVNSATTIVASMTVYLVGSILGSLLTTSLFKDMTIAKLTKWVVYVPVFLFVSFYFRSVYGVFACLFVTAILVGVMNPKLNALIYRSLPESQLATISAGIATFVQLGMVVLRGVMAVLIVVASAGSISLVFLLLSLLLLVYTIRNVASEIRE, from the coding sequence ATGAAAAAGATGTTGAAAAACCGACTATTTATGCTGTCATTTGTAGCTGATATGGTGTCTAATTTTGGGGATGTACTGTACTATTTGGCCTTGATGAATTATATTCTCGTTTTTCCAGATACGAAACTGGCTGTATCCATAATTACCTTATCGGAAACTTTGCCAATCGTAGTTGGACTCTTTATCGGGATGTGGGCGGATCAGACTAAAAATAAATTGGATACCATTGTAGGGACCTTAGTCATTCGTGTCCTATTGTATGGGCTTGTCGGCTTCGTGATGGGCTTTTCCCCAGCGTTATGGATTGTTGCAATTGTTTGTGTAATCAATCTGTTGTCTGATATTGCAGGACAGTATGAATCCTATCTTTTTATGCCAGTCAGTCTACGAGTGATTCCAAATGAGGATCGGGAGGCAGCTGCTGCTTTTCGTCAGGGGATTGGTTCGATTTTACAAATCGTCTTTCAGTCTAGCGGAGCAGTCTTGATTGGAGTGATGACTTACCAACAATTAGCCTTTTTCAATGCGGGAACATTTTTGCTCAGTCTCTTCATCACCTTGTGTATCCGTCCTGCCTTAAAGAAATTGCTAGCAGCGCATCCGCTACAGCAGGAAGAAAAAGAAGATAAGAATGGTCATTTCTGGGTGGATATGAAAGATAGTTTGGTGGCTTCTTATCGGGCAGTCCAAGAGATTCGGATTTTAAAAATGGTGATTTTGGTTATTACTGCTTTAAATGCTCTTTTTGTTGCCTTGACTCCTTTGATAGTTTTGCTGATTAAGGAGACACCAAGTTTTGTGATTGTAAATTCGGCAACGACGATTGTAGCAAGTATGACTGTTTATCTCGTCGGTTCTATCTTAGGGAGTTTGCTGACGACCAGTTTGTTTAAAGACATGACGATTGCCAAGCTGACCAAGTGGGTTGTTTATGTCCCTGTATTTCTTTTTGTGAGTTTTTACTTCCGCTCTGTCTATGGTGTTTTTGCCTGCCTGTTTGTGACAGCAATCCTTGTAGGCGTTATGAACCCCAAACTTAATGCGCTTATCTATCGTTCTTTGCCAGAAAGTCAATTGGCAACGATTAGTGCAGGTATTGCCACTTTTGTCCAATTAGGCATGGTGGTGCTGCGTGGGGTTATGGCTGTACTCATTGTGGTCGCTTCTGCAGGAAGTATATCTCTTGTCTTTCTCTTGCTTTCTCTGCTACTTTTGGTCTATACTATAAGAAACGTAGCTTCTGAAATAAGAGAGTAG
- a CDS encoding ArsR family transcriptional regulator: MELIYSKHRSEIVEFLMVPLYVLKDTEEHEERSQKEKEILKDALLVQTQLESVFEDMSERLSAYLFATNFGLLHFVYFELLEEGKDPKTIEEACQLVATVSQETIERAIRLALSSGHREQIDKKSDLVALLEQADLNAEEKWKWFQAIRNPLETVRKQVELIEEVASLYRPYYERFQQQRLEFAKRFSLEKIYGEHGLYKSIGIEEIGAYQVQFFVLSPWLMHFSFVYNSQYQTYPVLLCTSVDVDRVLLAKQSIDEDMLTTTLKVMSDETRYKVMVALTKPYAKSKDIAEKLAITGAAVSFHTQKLINANLLLLNSEDKTVKFDVNKRLLREMIAKLEEDFEL, encoded by the coding sequence ATGGAATTAATATATAGTAAACATCGAAGTGAAATTGTGGAATTTTTAATGGTTCCCCTCTATGTCCTAAAAGATACGGAGGAACATGAAGAGCGCAGTCAAAAGGAAAAAGAAATTTTAAAGGACGCTCTTTTGGTTCAAACCCAGTTAGAATCCGTTTTTGAGGACATGAGCGAACGCTTATCAGCCTACTTATTTGCGACAAATTTTGGTCTGTTACATTTTGTATATTTCGAATTACTGGAAGAGGGAAAGGATCCTAAGACGATAGAAGAGGCTTGTCAGTTAGTTGCAACCGTTTCTCAGGAAACCATTGAGCGGGCCATTCGTTTAGCTTTGTCAAGTGGTCATCGTGAACAAATTGATAAAAAAAGTGATTTAGTGGCCCTTTTAGAGCAGGCAGATCTAAATGCAGAGGAGAAATGGAAATGGTTTCAAGCTATTCGTAATCCGTTAGAGACTGTTCGTAAGCAGGTGGAGTTGATAGAAGAAGTAGCTTCCTTGTATCGCCCATATTATGAACGGTTTCAACAGCAGAGACTAGAGTTTGCGAAACGTTTTTCCCTTGAAAAAATCTATGGTGAACATGGATTATATAAATCAATTGGCATTGAAGAAATAGGCGCTTACCAAGTTCAATTTTTCGTTTTAAGTCCGTGGCTAATGCATTTTTCTTTTGTTTATAATTCCCAGTATCAGACTTATCCTGTCCTTTTGTGTACTTCAGTAGATGTTGATAGAGTTTTACTTGCGAAGCAATCGATTGATGAAGATATGTTAACAACGACCTTAAAAGTCATGAGTGATGAGACACGCTATAAAGTCATGGTGGCTTTGACTAAACCATATGCCAAAAGTAAGGATATTGCGGAGAAATTGGCGATTACAGGAGCGGCAGTGTCCTTTCATACCCAGAAGTTAATCAATGCCAATCTCTTGCTCTTGAATTCAGAAGATAAGACAGTCAAATTTGATGTGAATAAAAGATTGCTCCGGGAAATGATTGCGAAGTTGGAAGAGGATTTTGAATTATAA
- a CDS encoding diaminopimelate decarboxylase, translating to MTKEPFISKEVLEEITAVFPTPFHLYDEKGIREKARALNAAFAWNKGFKEYFAVKATPTPAILKILQEEGCGVDCATDVEVMMSEKLGFEDIMFTSNDTQGSEFVYAREVGAIINLDAYEHIAFLKEVAGIPEAVCLRYNPGGVFSLGTDIMDHPEESKFGMTKEQLLQGYRELKELGVKEFGLHAFLASNTVTNDYYPTLAKQLFELALEIREQTGVTLDFINLSGGIGVNYRPEQKANDIAIIGEGVRKVYEEVLTPAGMGEVKIYTELGRFMLAPHGHLVTKVLHRKKTYRTYIGVDASAANLMRPAFYGAYHHITNISRPDAPIEVVDVVGSLCENNDKFAVQRELPQAEVGDTLVIHDAGAHGFSMGYNYNGRLRSAEILLQEDGSARMIRRAEKPEDYFATLYGFDFEE from the coding sequence ATGACAAAAGAACCATTTATCAGTAAAGAAGTACTAGAGGAGATTACAGCAGTATTTCCAACTCCTTTTCATCTCTATGATGAGAAGGGAATCCGTGAAAAGGCGCGTGCCTTGAATGCTGCGTTTGCTTGGAATAAGGGATTTAAGGAGTATTTTGCGGTCAAGGCCACTCCGACACCTGCTATTTTAAAAATTTTGCAAGAAGAAGGTTGTGGTGTGGATTGTGCGACAGATGTGGAAGTGATGATGAGTGAAAAGCTTGGCTTTGAGGACATTATGTTCACATCAAATGATACGCAAGGATCAGAATTTGTCTACGCTAGAGAAGTGGGGGCTATTATTAATCTAGATGCTTATGAGCATATTGCGTTCTTGAAAGAAGTGGCGGGGATTCCAGAGGCGGTCTGCCTGCGTTACAATCCTGGCGGAGTATTCTCACTTGGGACAGACATTATGGATCATCCAGAAGAGTCAAAATTCGGCATGACCAAGGAGCAATTGCTACAAGGTTACCGTGAATTGAAAGAACTGGGAGTGAAAGAATTTGGTCTCCATGCTTTTCTAGCTTCTAATACCGTGACTAATGACTATTACCCAACCTTGGCAAAACAATTATTTGAACTGGCGCTTGAAATCCGTGAGCAGACAGGTGTGACCCTTGACTTTATCAATCTGTCTGGTGGAATCGGTGTCAATTATCGCCCTGAGCAAAAAGCCAATGACATTGCAATCATTGGTGAGGGTGTCCGTAAGGTCTATGAGGAAGTCTTGACCCCTGCTGGTATGGGCGAGGTGAAGATTTATACGGAATTGGGTCGCTTTATGCTGGCTCCGCATGGTCATTTGGTGACCAAGGTTCTTCATCGCAAGAAGACCTACCGCACCTATATCGGAGTAGATGCTTCAGCAGCTAACCTCATGCGCCCAGCCTTCTATGGGGCTTATCATCATATTACCAATATCAGCCGTCCCGATGCGCCGATTGAGGTGGTGGACGTGGTCGGATCTCTATGTGAAAACAATGACAAATTTGCGGTTCAGCGGGAATTGCCGCAGGCAGAGGTAGGGGATACCTTGGTTATTCATGATGCGGGTGCACACGGTTTTTCTATGGGCTATAATTACAATGGTCGTCTGCGTTCGGCAGAGATTTTGCTGCAAGAAGACGGAAGTGCGCGCATGATTCGTCGCGCGGAAAAACCAGAGGATTATTTTGCGACCTTGTATGGCTTTGACTTTGAGGAATAA
- a CDS encoding YneF family protein, protein MNLGLAIVLIIAAFAGGVALGIYLSRKQVENYIADKPVLDENALRAMMSQMGQKPSEAKVQQVLRQIKSQQKIATKKK, encoded by the coding sequence ATGAATCTAGGTCTTGCAATTGTCTTGATCATCGCAGCTTTTGCTGGTGGTGTTGCTTTGGGAATTTACCTTTCACGCAAACAGGTGGAAAACTATATCGCTGATAAGCCTGTTTTAGATGAAAATGCCCTCCGTGCTATGATGAGCCAAATGGGTCAAAAACCAAGCGAAGCTAAAGTACAACAAGTGCTTCGTCAAATCAAGAGTCAGCAAAAAATCGCGACTAAGAAAAAATAA
- the racE gene encoding glutamate racemase, producing MDNRPIGFLDSGVGGLTVARELMRQLPHEEIVYIGDSARAPYGPRPAEQIREYTWELVQFLQTKNVKMIVFACNTATAVAWEEVKAKLDIPVLGVILPGASSAIKASKTGKIGVLGTAMTIQSDIYRQKIQALSPDTRVTSLACPKFVPLVESNNYQSSLAKKVVYETLQSMKGKADTVVLGCTHYPLLRPIIQNVLGQDVTLIDSGAECARDISVLLNYFEINHSRTAEQPQHLFYTTASPAAFREIAENWLGKDIQVEHVNL from the coding sequence ATGGATAATCGACCTATTGGATTTTTAGATTCGGGTGTGGGTGGCTTGACCGTTGCGCGTGAATTGATGCGCCAGCTTCCCCACGAAGAAATCGTGTATATTGGGGATTCGGCTAGAGCTCCCTATGGTCCGCGCCCTGCTGAACAAATCCGAGAGTACACTTGGGAATTGGTTCAGTTTTTACAAACAAAAAATGTTAAGATGATTGTCTTTGCCTGCAATACAGCAACGGCAGTCGCTTGGGAAGAAGTCAAGGCCAAGCTAGATATTCCTGTTCTTGGTGTGATTTTGCCGGGGGCATCATCAGCTATCAAGGCTTCAAAGACAGGAAAAATCGGTGTTTTAGGCACCGCCATGACCATTCAGTCAGACATCTATCGACAAAAAATTCAGGCTCTATCTCCCGATACACGGGTGACCAGTCTTGCCTGCCCGAAGTTTGTGCCCTTAGTAGAGTCAAACAATTATCAGTCAAGCTTAGCAAAGAAAGTGGTTTATGAAACGCTTCAAAGCATGAAAGGAAAGGCCGATACGGTCGTGCTAGGCTGTACCCACTATCCTTTGCTTCGTCCGATTATCCAAAACGTCTTGGGGCAGGATGTGACCCTGATTGATAGTGGGGCAGAATGTGCGCGGGATATTTCGGTGTTGCTCAATTATTTTGAAATCAACCACAGCAGAACCGCAGAGCAACCGCAACATTTGTTTTATACGACAGCTAGTCCAGCTGCTTTTCGGGAAATTGCTGAAAACTGGCTCGGAAAAGATATACAGGTGGAGCATGTGAACCTATGA
- a CDS encoding nucleoside-triphosphate diphosphatase: MTEKIYEYKDANDWYLGTWDEFSYLTCFGDDEHCEGVRRRFYQLLERLSLEGLQVHVVKYSSAFSFLNFLVQIINEKLGRKLSVVQHKGALLMMDGQQIVDIHLPQDGVVAETFFGQADVPAAVGDTILIATKNEGKTAEFRQFFEQLGYKVENLNAHLDLPDVAETGVTFEENARLKAETIANLTGKMVLADDSGLKVDKLGGMPGVWSARFSGPDATDARNNAKLLHELAMVFEPKDRSAQFHCTLVVAAPNVDSLVVEADWDGYIATVPQGENGFGYDPLFLVGETGRTAAQMTIEEKNAQSHRAQALKKLLEVFPVWQEQNLKHS, encoded by the coding sequence ATGACAGAAAAAATCTATGAATATAAAGATGCCAATGACTGGTATCTTGGTACATGGGATGAGTTTAGCTATTTGACGTGTTTTGGTGATGATGAACACTGTGAAGGTGTTCGGAGACGCTTTTATCAGTTGCTAGAACGCCTATCTCTTGAGGGCTTGCAGGTTCATGTTGTGAAATATAGCTCGGCTTTTTCCTTTTTGAACTTTCTCGTTCAGATCATCAATGAAAAGCTCGGACGCAAGTTGTCTGTTGTCCAGCACAAGGGGGCGCTCCTCATGATGGATGGGCAGCAGATTGTCGATATCCATCTGCCACAGGATGGTGTAGTAGCAGAGACTTTCTTTGGTCAGGCAGATGTACCGGCAGCTGTTGGCGATACGATTTTAATTGCGACCAAAAATGAAGGCAAGACTGCTGAATTTCGTCAGTTCTTTGAACAATTGGGCTACAAGGTAGAAAATCTGAATGCCCATCTTGACCTACCAGATGTGGCTGAGACAGGCGTGACCTTTGAAGAAAATGCACGCTTAAAAGCAGAAACAATTGCTAATTTGACGGGGAAAATGGTACTGGCAGACGATTCGGGTCTCAAAGTTGACAAACTCGGTGGTATGCCAGGTGTTTGGTCAGCTCGTTTTTCAGGTCCGGATGCGACAGATGCAAGAAACAATGCCAAATTGCTCCATGAATTGGCTATGGTCTTTGAACCAAAAGATCGCTCGGCCCAATTCCACTGTACCTTGGTTGTTGCCGCACCAAATGTGGATAGTCTTGTGGTTGAAGCAGATTGGGACGGCTATATTGCCACGGTTCCGCAAGGGGAAAATGGTTTTGGCTATGATCCTCTCTTTCTTGTAGGCGAAACAGGGCGTACAGCAGCCCAGATGACTATTGAAGAAAAAAATGCGCAGTCTCACCGCGCGCAAGCACTTAAAAAATTATTGGAGGTATTTCCAGTATGGCAAGAACAGAACCTCAAACACTCTTAG
- a CDS encoding metallophosphoesterase gives MARTEPQTLLVMSDSHGDRAIVQEVKERYLGKVDVMFHNGDSELDAKDPLWDGIYVVRGNCDYDSAYPDQLVVQLGDMTIAQTHGHLYGINFSWMRLDYWAEEVEADICLYGHLHVPDATVRGKTLFVNPGSIRQPRGMVQECLYAILTIFEDHIHIEYYNRDHQVYALLTKDIPR, from the coding sequence ATGGCAAGAACAGAACCTCAAACACTCTTAGTCATGAGTGATTCGCACGGCGACCGTGCCATTGTCCAAGAAGTAAAAGAACGCTATCTAGGCAAGGTTGATGTGATGTTTCATAATGGTGATTCGGAGTTGGATGCTAAGGATCCTCTCTGGGACGGCATTTATGTGGTCAGAGGAAACTGTGATTACGATTCTGCTTATCCTGACCAACTGGTGGTTCAACTAGGCGATATGACCATTGCACAGACCCACGGGCATCTGTATGGAATCAACTTTAGCTGGATGCGACTGGATTACTGGGCAGAAGAAGTGGAAGCGGATATCTGTCTATATGGACATCTGCATGTACCTGATGCAACGGTTCGAGGCAAGACGCTCTTTGTCAATCCAGGGTCCATTCGTCAACCACGGGGCATGGTTCAGGAATGCCTCTATGCGATTTTAACGATTTTTGAGGATCATATTCATATTGAGTATTACAATCGCGACCACCAAGTCTATGCTCTCTTAACAAAGGATATTCCCAGATGA
- the cbpB gene encoding cyclic-di-AMP-binding protein CbpB, giving the protein MITREFETFLLAQEETFLTPANKLAVIIDTHNIDHAKLLLSHMTYSRVPVVTEDNQFVGTIGLREIVKYQFENELTDDQLHMDISLIVKKDVATVGASYHLEEVMRKLVDQAFLPVVGEQGEFLGIITRKSILKAVNALLHNFTLGEK; this is encoded by the coding sequence ATGATTACACGTGAATTTGAAACCTTTCTCCTAGCGCAGGAAGAGACTTTTTTGACTCCGGCGAATAAATTGGCAGTGATTATCGATACACATAATATCGATCATGCCAAGCTCTTACTTAGCCACATGACCTACTCACGCGTCCCTGTGGTCACCGAAGACAATCAATTTGTCGGTACAATCGGTCTGCGGGAAATTGTCAAATACCAGTTTGAAAATGAATTGACAGATGACCAGTTGCACATGGATATTTCCCTTATTGTGAAAAAGGATGTCGCAACTGTTGGAGCCTCTTATCATCTAGAAGAAGTCATGCGAAAATTGGTGGATCAGGCCTTTTTACCAGTCGTTGGTGAACAGGGAGAATTTCTAGGCATTATCACTCGCAAGTCCATTTTAAAAGCTGTTAATGCCTTGCTTCACAACTTCACGCTTGGAGAAAAATAA